The following are encoded together in the Streptomyces sp. NBC_00341 genome:
- a CDS encoding SpoIIE family protein phosphatase, giving the protein MNFTRWSARLPGTQRRAARDDHSAVPAARAEYAQDETGSGPPQDGPDAPTTRPPAPALEDLSARDILGQLPALVALLHGPEHRVAYVNDAYAAAFGPRPSGVPAAEAMPELTELSLLPLMDQVLRSGTPRTVKSRKVAGGSSYTVTCTPVRHDKDQGQEGGVLVYAADVTDHAEAAERLRTSERRHRETAVTLQRSLLPQELEQPDDLRIAATYQPGGTDAAVGGDWYDVITLGAGRTALVIGDVMGRGVRAAAVMGQLRTAVRAYARLDLPPHEVLQLLDGLAAEIDASQIATCAYAVHDPNEGLLVYASAGHLPILVRDEDGTVHRAEGPTGPPLGTGGWTHTSGTIALPPGSTAVLYTDGLVERRSEDIDEGVAALERALSGAKGAPQVVCDRLMRSLNITAEHDDDVAVLVVQHPARTGPVAELFHNASLDLLGGIEAAPRARAFATGVLTSWRFPVELCDLGVLAAGELVANSLQHGTPPMRLGLRRTDRRLIIEVTDGDDHLPRRRRAEPADEAGRGISIVATIATSWGSRRTPGGGKAVWCEFALPR; this is encoded by the coding sequence GTGAACTTCACGCGCTGGAGCGCCCGCCTACCCGGTACGCAGCGTCGAGCCGCCCGGGACGACCACAGTGCCGTACCGGCGGCCCGCGCCGAGTACGCACAGGACGAAACCGGATCCGGCCCGCCGCAGGACGGACCGGACGCCCCGACGACCCGGCCCCCGGCGCCCGCCCTGGAGGATCTCTCCGCCCGCGACATCCTCGGCCAGCTGCCGGCCCTCGTCGCCCTGCTGCACGGACCCGAGCACCGCGTCGCGTACGTCAACGACGCCTACGCCGCGGCCTTCGGCCCCCGCCCCTCCGGCGTCCCGGCCGCCGAGGCGATGCCCGAGCTGACCGAGCTGAGCCTGCTCCCCCTCATGGACCAGGTCCTGCGCAGCGGCACACCCCGCACGGTCAAGTCCCGCAAGGTGGCCGGCGGCAGCTCGTACACCGTCACCTGCACCCCGGTCCGGCACGACAAGGACCAGGGGCAGGAGGGCGGCGTGCTCGTGTACGCCGCCGATGTCACCGACCACGCGGAAGCGGCGGAGCGGCTGCGCACCAGCGAGCGGCGCCACCGCGAAACGGCCGTGACCCTCCAGCGCTCGCTGCTCCCGCAGGAGCTGGAGCAGCCCGACGACCTGCGGATCGCCGCCACCTACCAGCCCGGCGGCACGGACGCCGCGGTCGGCGGCGACTGGTACGACGTCATCACCCTCGGCGCGGGCCGCACCGCCCTGGTCATCGGGGACGTGATGGGGCGCGGGGTGCGTGCCGCCGCCGTGATGGGCCAGCTGCGCACCGCGGTCCGGGCCTACGCCCGCCTCGACCTCCCGCCGCACGAGGTGCTCCAGCTGCTCGACGGGCTGGCCGCCGAGATCGACGCCAGCCAGATCGCCACCTGCGCCTACGCGGTCCACGACCCCAACGAGGGCCTGCTCGTCTACGCCTCCGCCGGCCACCTGCCGATCCTGGTGCGCGACGAGGACGGCACGGTGCACCGCGCCGAGGGCCCGACCGGTCCCCCGCTCGGCACCGGTGGCTGGACCCACACCTCCGGCACGATCGCGCTGCCGCCCGGCTCCACCGCCGTCCTCTACACGGACGGCCTGGTCGAGCGCCGGAGCGAGGACATCGACGAGGGCGTGGCCGCCCTCGAGCGGGCGCTCTCCGGTGCGAAGGGCGCGCCGCAGGTGGTGTGCGACCGCCTGATGCGCTCCCTCAACATCACCGCGGAACACGACGACGACGTCGCGGTCCTGGTGGTCCAGCACCCCGCCCGCACCGGACCGGTAGCGGAGCTGTTCCACAACGCCTCGCTCGATCTGCTCGGCGGCATCGAGGCGGCCCCGCGCGCCCGCGCCTTCGCGACGGGCGTCCTGACGTCGTGGCGGTTCCCGGTGGAGCTGTGCGACCTGGGTGTCCTCGCCGCCGGTGAGCTGGTCGCCAACTCCCTCCAGCACGGCACACCGCCGATGCGCCTGGGCCTGCGGCGCACCGACCGCCGCCTGATCATCGAGGTCACGGACGGCGACGACCACCTGCCGCGCCGCCGCCGCGCCGAACCGGCGGACGAGGCGGGCCGGGGCATCTCCATCGTCGCGACGATCGCCACGTCCTGGGGCAGCCGCCGCACGCCGGGCGGCGGCAAAGCGGTCTGGTGCGAATTCGCCCTGCCCCGGTAG
- a CDS encoding sigma-70 family RNA polymerase sigma factor, which produces MSGDGQQEESFDGVSTTGGGSGTDGLPSEQVPSQAGPGRQGSGDEDGGTVLPGPWPPAPVGNPAPAGAEAVPMQRVGGGRNAADASGTALADAELIQRMRDGDDLAYDELFRRHSEAVRRYARTCCRDAHTADDLTAEVFARTLQAVRGGKGPQEAVRAYLMTAVRHVGAAWTKTARREQLVDDFAAFAAQASRSFEVSDADTLDLGADVLAMHEAEQSMAMQAFRSLPERWQAVLWHTTVEEESPSDIAPLFGLTPNATSVLASRAREGLKQAYLQAHVSQALTSGGDCARYADRLGAYARGGLRMRAERGLRGHLDECAKCRLAAGELAHVNAGIPALLPVAVIGWFAAGYALKAAGIVAGGAAGAAGAGAAAAATGGGSSAGSAGGAAASEGLGAPAKAGIAAAVAVAAAAGLVWALVGDDQPRPEAKPVARPPAVAPAVPSPAPPKPKPTPPPKPAPPAPVPPEPEPTPTPTPTPTPPPKPTPRAPAPPPPAPKPTPTPTPTPTPTPTPTPPPPPPPAPAPEVYQVNELSYSLLGDHSGPEVVLGESSWVWQRSGMSIGGTRYAHGVTVHSRSSVVIQLNRQCTRYEAKVGVDDLTMGLGSVRFSVFNGDGARLWQSPVMNGDDPAVPVAVGIEGQDRIRLVVEPTTPFGGVALANWAESRISCR; this is translated from the coding sequence ATGAGCGGTGACGGGCAGCAAGAAGAGTCGTTCGACGGTGTCTCCACCACGGGCGGCGGCTCCGGCACGGACGGCCTGCCCTCCGAGCAGGTGCCGAGCCAGGCCGGACCCGGGCGCCAGGGCTCGGGCGACGAGGACGGCGGCACGGTCCTGCCCGGACCGTGGCCCCCCGCACCGGTCGGGAACCCGGCACCGGCGGGCGCGGAAGCGGTCCCCATGCAACGGGTGGGCGGCGGCCGGAACGCTGCCGATGCCTCCGGAACGGCCCTCGCCGACGCCGAGTTGATCCAGCGGATGCGGGACGGCGACGACCTCGCGTACGACGAGCTGTTCCGCCGGCACTCGGAAGCGGTGCGCCGGTACGCGCGCACCTGCTGCCGGGACGCGCACACCGCCGACGACCTGACGGCCGAGGTCTTCGCCCGGACGCTGCAGGCCGTACGGGGCGGCAAGGGTCCGCAGGAGGCGGTGCGCGCCTACCTGATGACAGCGGTCCGGCACGTCGGCGCCGCATGGACGAAGACCGCCAGGCGGGAGCAACTGGTCGACGACTTCGCGGCGTTCGCCGCGCAGGCCTCGCGCTCCTTCGAGGTCTCGGACGCGGACACCCTCGATCTCGGCGCCGATGTGCTGGCGATGCACGAGGCCGAGCAGTCGATGGCGATGCAGGCCTTCCGCAGCCTCCCGGAGCGCTGGCAGGCGGTGTTGTGGCACACCACCGTCGAGGAGGAGTCGCCCAGCGACATCGCCCCGCTCTTCGGGCTCACCCCCAACGCCACCTCTGTGCTGGCCAGCCGGGCCCGCGAAGGGCTCAAGCAGGCGTATCTGCAGGCCCACGTGAGCCAGGCGCTCACCTCCGGCGGCGACTGCGCCCGCTACGCGGACCGGCTGGGCGCCTACGCCCGTGGCGGGCTGCGGATGCGTGCAGAGCGCGGGCTGCGCGGACACCTGGACGAGTGCGCGAAATGCCGGCTCGCGGCGGGCGAACTGGCCCATGTGAATGCCGGGATTCCCGCGCTGCTCCCGGTCGCGGTCATCGGCTGGTTCGCGGCGGGATACGCGCTCAAGGCCGCCGGGATCGTGGCGGGCGGAGCGGCCGGTGCGGCGGGCGCGGGCGCCGCGGCCGCGGCGACCGGCGGGGGTTCGTCCGCGGGCTCTGCCGGTGGCGCCGCGGCCTCCGAGGGGCTCGGCGCTCCGGCGAAGGCCGGTATCGCGGCGGCGGTCGCCGTCGCGGCCGCGGCCGGGCTGGTGTGGGCGCTGGTCGGCGACGACCAGCCGCGGCCGGAGGCGAAGCCGGTGGCCAGGCCGCCGGCCGTGGCGCCCGCGGTGCCGTCGCCCGCACCGCCGAAGCCGAAGCCCACCCCGCCCCCGAAGCCGGCGCCGCCCGCTCCCGTACCGCCGGAGCCGGAGCCCACCCCGACGCCCACGCCCACCCCCACACCGCCACCGAAGCCCACGCCGCGGGCGCCAGCACCGCCGCCGCCCGCACCGAAGCCGACTCCCACTCCCACGCCCACGCCCACACCCACGCCGACGCCGACCCCGCCTCCCCCGCCGCCGCCCGCACCTGCGCCGGAGGTCTACCAGGTCAACGAGTTGAGCTACAGCCTCCTCGGGGACCACTCCGGCCCCGAGGTGGTGCTCGGGGAGAGCAGCTGGGTCTGGCAGCGTTCCGGGATGTCGATCGGCGGCACGCGGTACGCCCACGGAGTGACCGTCCACAGCCGTTCGTCGGTCGTCATCCAGCTGAACCGCCAGTGCACCCGTTACGAGGCGAAGGTCGGCGTCGACGATCTGACCATGGGGCTGGGATCCGTGCGCTTCTCCGTGTTCAACGGTGACGGGGCGCGGCTGTGGCAGTCACCGGTGATGAACGGCGACGATCCGGCCGTACCGGTCGCCGTCGGCATCGAGGGCCAGGACCGGATCCGGCTCGTCGTGGAGCCGACCACCCCGTTCGGCGGGGTGGCCCTCGCGAACTGGGCCGAATCCAGGATCAGTTGCCGCTGA
- a CDS encoding BTAD domain-containing putative transcriptional regulator: protein MRYLILGVTEARDEKGAALPLGGLRLRALLASLALRPGRSVPITELVDDVWADDPPADAPAALQALVGRLRRALGRVALASTPGGYRLEATPADVDLHVFERLARQGAAELEADAPQDAARTLRTALALWRGPALADLPDRDHALRPQAHRLAALEHRIEADLRCAAPDGPTGPAAVPRTASPTPLPAALVPELVELTAAHPYDERFRAQLIRALRAAGRQADALAAYEDARRALAEGLGADPGPELAALHRALLNPAPPEPTAPSASGTETAECRGNLRPRLTSFVGREPELRAIRDDLTRSRLVTLTGPGGSGKTRLAEESAAHRGRATAGDVWLAELAPVEDPEAVPGAVLSALGLRETALLRDSAHEGTYPRTDPVDLLADHLAHWSRSRPFLLILDNCEHVIGAAATLAETLLTRCPRLRILATSREPLGVPGESVRPVDPLPADLAHRLFTERARAVRPGFDPARETAHDAAAVAEICRRLDGLPLAIELAAARLRMLSPRQIADRLDDRFRLLTSGSRTVLPRQQTLRAVVDWSWDLLDEDERTALRQVSVFAGGWDLPAAEAVITTPGRPAGHNAAGTAGTARTAHLAADTANLIGALIDKSLVVATPAPDGGMRYRLLETIHEYAIERCAETPDVRAEAGRAHTAYVLSLVEEAEPKLRSAEQLPWIQRLETDLDNIRAALHRTTAPHTGRSGPSTASAESDAARLVLGMGWFWWLRNYRAEGLNWTARALSFGPEPADATDPRYWPWMNLRMLRFFLEAESGPSEADRDGQPDEALVRRLADAFMSSGPQAAQFPGLLWPMTSFITLGTKDMGDVHRKIDAVVDNARVHGNDWGYGVSLMFRTHMVVDMPGGMPGVDDDLVELRDLSRRVGDRWMRAQVESAAAEAAMMRGRYEEARPAYEEALLLAREVGAHAEAPFLLARLAELAYRTGDVAAAERGLGRSEDEAERYQTHDAISYVQYLRATIALDRGDIAVARRRLTEARGTDDENSPPTQMPALLDGLSARIAAYEPEPHGGPAVALRGLAAALVAARDGQYAEAITGYLADALATVLPKLGHHAAAVRVLAAADSWRLCGPRTAVEQAAVDEAGQLAREALGERSYEQERAAGRGLTIDDVVGLLAEITGPEITAPGVGGPAVSGN, encoded by the coding sequence GTGCGGTATCTGATCCTGGGCGTCACGGAGGCGCGAGACGAGAAGGGCGCGGCGCTGCCCCTCGGCGGCCTGCGCCTGCGCGCCCTTCTCGCGTCCCTGGCCCTGCGGCCCGGCCGGTCCGTCCCGATCACCGAGCTGGTCGACGACGTGTGGGCGGACGATCCCCCGGCGGACGCCCCCGCCGCGCTCCAGGCCCTGGTGGGCCGCCTGCGCCGGGCGCTGGGGCGGGTGGCGCTCGCCAGCACCCCGGGCGGCTACCGGCTGGAGGCCACCCCGGCGGACGTGGACCTGCACGTGTTCGAGCGGCTCGCCCGGCAGGGCGCGGCCGAGCTGGAGGCGGACGCGCCGCAGGACGCCGCCCGCACGCTCCGTACGGCACTCGCCCTGTGGCGCGGACCCGCCCTGGCCGACCTGCCCGACCGCGACCACGCGCTGCGTCCGCAGGCCCACCGGCTGGCCGCACTGGAGCACCGCATCGAGGCCGACCTGCGATGCGCGGCGCCGGACGGACCCACGGGTCCGGCGGCCGTCCCCCGAACGGCCTCACCGACACCCCTTCCCGCCGCTCTCGTGCCCGAGCTGGTGGAGCTGACCGCGGCGCACCCGTACGACGAGCGCTTCCGCGCCCAGCTCATCCGCGCCCTGCGCGCCGCCGGACGGCAGGCCGACGCGCTCGCGGCGTACGAGGACGCGCGCCGCGCCCTCGCCGAGGGGCTCGGCGCCGATCCAGGGCCCGAGCTGGCCGCCCTCCACCGCGCACTGCTCAACCCCGCACCACCCGAACCAACCGCACCATCCGCATCCGGGACCGAGACGGCGGAATGCCGGGGCAACCTCCGCCCCCGGCTCACCTCCTTCGTCGGGCGCGAGCCCGAACTCCGTGCCATCCGGGACGACCTGACCCGCTCCCGGCTGGTCACCCTCACCGGTCCGGGAGGCTCGGGGAAGACCCGGCTGGCCGAGGAGTCCGCGGCGCACAGGGGCCGTGCCACCGCCGGTGACGTCTGGCTCGCGGAACTCGCCCCGGTGGAGGACCCCGAGGCCGTCCCCGGAGCCGTACTCTCCGCGCTCGGGCTGCGCGAGACGGCCCTGCTGCGGGACAGCGCCCACGAAGGAACGTATCCGCGCACCGATCCGGTCGACCTGCTCGCGGACCACCTGGCGCACTGGTCCAGGTCCCGCCCCTTCCTCCTCATCCTCGACAACTGCGAGCACGTCATCGGCGCGGCGGCCACGCTCGCCGAGACCCTGCTGACCCGCTGCCCCCGGCTGCGTATCCTCGCCACCAGCCGCGAACCGCTCGGCGTGCCCGGCGAATCCGTACGCCCGGTGGATCCGCTCCCGGCCGATCTCGCCCACCGTCTCTTCACCGAGCGGGCCCGTGCCGTGCGGCCCGGGTTCGACCCCGCGCGGGAGACCGCACACGACGCGGCCGCCGTCGCCGAGATCTGCCGCCGGCTGGACGGGCTGCCGCTCGCCATCGAGCTGGCCGCCGCCCGGCTGCGGATGCTGAGCCCGCGCCAGATCGCCGACCGGCTGGACGACCGTTTCCGCCTGCTGACCAGCGGCAGCCGGACCGTACTGCCGCGCCAGCAGACCCTGCGCGCGGTCGTCGACTGGTCCTGGGACCTGCTGGACGAGGACGAACGCACCGCCCTGCGCCAGGTCTCGGTCTTCGCGGGCGGCTGGGACCTGCCCGCAGCCGAGGCGGTGATCACGACGCCCGGCAGGCCTGCCGGGCACAACGCCGCCGGTACGGCCGGCACCGCCCGTACCGCGCACCTCGCCGCCGACACCGCGAACCTCATCGGGGCGCTCATCGACAAGTCCCTCGTCGTCGCCACCCCGGCCCCCGACGGCGGCATGCGCTACCGCCTGCTGGAGACCATCCACGAGTACGCCATCGAGCGCTGCGCCGAGACCCCGGACGTACGGGCCGAGGCAGGGCGGGCACACACCGCGTACGTCCTCTCGCTCGTCGAGGAGGCGGAGCCGAAGCTGCGCTCCGCGGAGCAGCTCCCCTGGATCCAGCGCCTGGAGACGGACCTCGACAACATCAGGGCCGCGCTCCACCGCACCACCGCCCCTCACACCGGCCGGTCCGGTCCGTCGACCGCTTCCGCCGAATCGGACGCGGCGCGTCTGGTGCTGGGCATGGGCTGGTTCTGGTGGCTGCGCAACTACCGCGCCGAGGGCCTCAACTGGACTGCTCGGGCACTGTCGTTCGGCCCGGAGCCCGCAGACGCCACCGACCCCCGTTACTGGCCCTGGATGAATCTGCGCATGCTGCGGTTCTTCCTGGAGGCGGAGAGCGGCCCGTCGGAAGCGGACCGCGACGGTCAGCCGGACGAGGCGTTGGTGCGACGGCTGGCCGACGCGTTCATGTCGTCCGGGCCCCAGGCGGCCCAATTCCCCGGGCTGCTCTGGCCGATGACCTCGTTCATCACGCTGGGCACGAAGGACATGGGGGACGTGCACCGGAAGATCGACGCCGTCGTCGACAACGCCCGCGTCCACGGGAACGACTGGGGGTACGGCGTCTCGCTGATGTTCCGTACGCACATGGTCGTCGACATGCCGGGCGGCATGCCCGGGGTCGACGACGACCTGGTGGAACTGCGTGATCTGAGCCGCCGCGTCGGGGACCGCTGGATGCGCGCACAGGTCGAGAGCGCCGCGGCGGAGGCGGCCATGATGCGGGGCCGGTACGAGGAGGCGCGTCCGGCGTACGAGGAGGCGCTGCTGCTCGCCCGTGAGGTCGGCGCCCACGCCGAGGCCCCGTTCCTGCTGGCCCGGCTGGCCGAACTCGCCTACCGCACCGGCGACGTGGCCGCCGCCGAGCGGGGCCTGGGCCGCTCGGAGGACGAGGCGGAGCGCTACCAGACGCACGACGCGATCTCGTACGTCCAATACCTGCGCGCCACCATCGCCCTGGACCGGGGCGACATCGCCGTCGCCCGGCGCAGGCTCACAGAGGCGCGGGGGACGGACGACGAGAACAGCCCGCCCACGCAGATGCCCGCGCTGCTGGACGGACTCTCCGCCCGCATCGCCGCGTACGAGCCGGAGCCCCACGGCGGCCCGGCCGTCGCTCTGCGCGGGCTGGCGGCGGCCCTGGTCGCGGCGCGGGACGGCCAGTACGCCGAGGCCATCACCGGATACCTGGCGGACGCCCTCGCGACCGTGCTGCCGAAGCTGGGCCACCACGCGGCCGCCGTACGCGTCCTGGCCGCCGCCGACAGCTGGCGGCTCTGCGGTCCCAGGACCGCGGTGGAGCAGGCGGCGGTCGACGAGGCCGGGCAGCTGGCCCGCGAGGCGCTGGGGGAGCGGAGTTACGAGCAGGAGCGCGCGGCGGGCCGCGGACTGACCATCGACGACGTCGTCGGCCTGCTCGCGGAGATCACCGGCCCGGAGATCACTGCCCCTGGGGTCGGCGGCCCGGCGGTCAGCGGCAACTGA
- a CDS encoding NAD(P)/FAD-dependent oxidoreductase: MASDSGGTPPGPPPGVRILVVGGGYVGMYTALRLQRKLKQRLRSGEAEIVVVTPDPYMTYQPFLPEAAAGSISPRHVVVPLRRVLPGCTILIGEAQRIDPVKRIATVTTLATGEDGTGAVEIPYDEIVIAPGSVSRTLPVPGLADHGFGFKTVEEAIGLRNHVIEQMDIASATRDPAIRDAALTFVFVGGGYAGVEALAELEDMARYTARYYHNIKAEDLKWILVEATGRILPEVGESMGTYAVRELRGRNIDVRLETRLESCEDRVAVLSDGSRFPTRTLVWTAGVKPAPLLAATGLPLNERGRLVCTAKLTVEGAEHTWAAGDAAAVPDLTSDEPGRETAPNAQHAVRQAKVLAENIVASMNGEPLTEYRHSYAGSVASLGLHKGVAHVYGRRLKGYPAWLMHRVYHLSRVPTFNRKARVLAEWTLAGLFKREIVSLGSLEHPRAEFELAAGRRPGGDGDDCQ; the protein is encoded by the coding sequence ATGGCTTCAGATTCCGGGGGAACACCCCCCGGCCCCCCGCCCGGCGTGCGCATTCTCGTCGTCGGCGGCGGCTACGTCGGGATGTACACCGCGCTGCGTCTCCAGCGGAAGCTCAAACAGCGGCTGAGAAGCGGCGAGGCGGAGATTGTTGTCGTCACCCCTGACCCCTATATGACGTATCAGCCGTTCCTCCCGGAAGCCGCCGCCGGTTCGATCTCACCGCGCCATGTGGTCGTCCCGCTGCGCCGGGTCCTGCCCGGCTGCACGATCCTCATCGGTGAGGCGCAGCGGATCGATCCGGTCAAACGCATCGCGACCGTCACCACGCTGGCCACGGGCGAGGACGGCACCGGAGCCGTCGAGATCCCGTACGACGAGATCGTCATCGCGCCCGGCTCCGTCTCGCGCACCCTCCCGGTCCCCGGTCTCGCCGACCACGGCTTCGGCTTCAAGACCGTCGAGGAGGCCATCGGGCTGCGCAACCACGTGATCGAGCAGATGGACATCGCCTCCGCCACCCGCGACCCCGCCATCCGCGACGCCGCCCTCACCTTCGTCTTCGTCGGCGGCGGCTACGCGGGGGTGGAGGCGCTGGCCGAGCTGGAGGACATGGCCCGCTACACCGCGCGGTACTACCACAACATCAAGGCCGAGGACCTGAAGTGGATCCTCGTGGAGGCCACCGGCCGCATCCTGCCCGAGGTCGGTGAATCGATGGGCACGTACGCGGTCCGGGAGCTGCGCGGCCGCAATATCGACGTACGGCTCGAAACCCGGCTGGAGTCCTGCGAGGACCGGGTGGCCGTGCTCAGCGACGGCTCCCGCTTCCCGACCCGCACCCTCGTCTGGACGGCCGGCGTGAAGCCCGCGCCGCTGCTCGCCGCCACCGGCCTCCCGCTCAACGAACGCGGCAGGCTCGTCTGTACGGCGAAGCTCACCGTCGAGGGCGCCGAGCACACCTGGGCCGCCGGTGACGCCGCCGCCGTCCCCGACCTGACCTCCGACGAGCCCGGACGGGAGACCGCGCCCAACGCCCAGCACGCGGTCCGCCAGGCCAAGGTCCTCGCGGAGAACATCGTCGCGTCCATGAACGGCGAACCGCTCACGGAGTACCGGCACAGCTATGCGGGCTCCGTCGCCTCGCTCGGCCTGCACAAGGGTGTCGCGCATGTCTACGGACGCAGGCTCAAGGGCTACCCTGCGTGGCTGATGCACCGCGTGTACCACCTGAGCCGGGTACCCACGTTCAACCGCAAGGCCCGCGTCCTCGCCGAATGGACCCTCGCGGGCCTGTTCAAGCGCGAGATCGTCTCCCTCGGCTCGCTGGAACACCCTCGCGCCGAGTTCGAACTCGCCGCGGGAAGGCGTCCCGGCGGCGACGGCGACGACTGTCAGTAG
- a CDS encoding MFS transporter, whose product MGAALRRIQLGSALSAFGLGFTVPYLYVYVAQVRDLGAGTAGVVLAVFAMAALAVLPFTGRVIDRRGPLPVLLVASVVASLGAVALGFSSQVTAAVLSAAVLGAGTAVMQPALATMLVQCSDSGTRTRAFAMQFFLQNLGLGIGGLVGGQIVDTERPASFTLLFLIEAVMFLVLGAITATVRMPRTSAVAAGVSGAGGGAGGGGMRALLSHRAMVQLCVLGFVVFFACYGQFESGLAAYGTEAAGIEPSTLGIALAANTAVIVVAQFVVLRLVERRRRSRVIAAVGLIWAFAWIVAGYAGLGHGSQTMATAAMISTYALFGLGESMLSPTVAPLVADLAPESMVGQYNSAFALCKQLALAVGPAVGGPMGASLHGPYIVTFVLFSLGITVLALRLGRRLTPVQDQPSLAAVPSRVVAVSVPESAAAEAPVPVTAVH is encoded by the coding sequence ATGGGTGCAGCGCTGCGGCGGATCCAGCTGGGGAGCGCGCTGAGCGCGTTCGGGCTCGGGTTCACCGTTCCGTATCTGTACGTCTATGTGGCGCAGGTACGGGATCTGGGCGCCGGTACGGCGGGCGTCGTGCTGGCGGTCTTCGCCATGGCAGCGCTCGCCGTACTGCCGTTCACCGGGCGGGTCATCGACCGTCGCGGGCCGCTGCCCGTCCTGCTCGTCGCCTCGGTCGTCGCTTCCCTGGGCGCGGTCGCGCTCGGCTTCTCCTCGCAGGTGACCGCTGCCGTCCTGTCGGCCGCGGTGCTCGGCGCGGGGACGGCCGTCATGCAGCCGGCCCTCGCCACGATGCTCGTGCAGTGCTCGGACAGCGGCACCCGCACCCGGGCCTTCGCCATGCAGTTCTTCCTGCAGAACCTGGGCCTCGGCATCGGAGGACTGGTCGGGGGGCAGATCGTCGACACCGAGCGGCCGGCGTCCTTCACCCTGCTGTTCCTGATCGAAGCGGTGATGTTCCTCGTGCTCGGCGCCATCACGGCGACCGTGCGGATGCCTCGTACGTCCGCCGTCGCGGCGGGGGTGTCCGGTGCCGGTGGTGGCGCGGGGGGCGGCGGGATGCGGGCGCTGCTCTCGCACCGGGCCATGGTGCAGCTGTGTGTGCTGGGGTTCGTGGTGTTCTTCGCCTGCTACGGACAGTTCGAGTCCGGGCTCGCGGCGTACGGCACGGAGGCCGCCGGGATCGAGCCCTCCACGCTCGGGATCGCGCTGGCCGCCAACACCGCGGTCATCGTCGTCGCCCAGTTCGTGGTGCTGCGGCTGGTGGAACGCCGCCGTCGCAGCCGGGTGATCGCGGCGGTCGGGCTGATCTGGGCCTTCGCCTGGATCGTGGCGGGGTACGCCGGGCTCGGGCACGGCAGCCAGACCATGGCGACGGCCGCGATGATCTCCACGTACGCGCTGTTCGGGCTCGGTGAGTCGATGCTCTCGCCGACCGTCGCGCCGCTGGTCGCCGATCTGGCGCCGGAGTCGATGGTCGGGCAGTACAACTCGGCGTTCGCCCTGTGCAAGCAGCTCGCGCTGGCGGTCGGTCCCGCCGTCGGCGGGCCCATGGGGGCCTCGCTGCACGGGCCGTACATCGTGACGTTCGTACTGTTCTCGCTCGGGATCACGGTGCTCGCGCTGCGGCTCGGCCGGCGGCTCACCCCCGTACAGGACCAGCCCTCGCTCGCGGCGGTGCCGTCGCGGGTGGTGGCGGTGTCGGTGCCGGAGAGTGCGGCGGCCGAGGCGCCGGTCCCGGTCACCGCGGTGCACTGA
- a CDS encoding helix-turn-helix domain-containing protein gives MHIQESHWPTAAVAPEGNGRIGAVGAVGAVGTVSGIGSSGTPVSPGAVSTLSAALGSGTVGAGAHGRSAPLRVDAQRNLEHVLRAAREVFGELGYGAPMEDVARRARVGVGTVYRRFPSKDVLVRRIAEEETSRLTDQARSALGQEEEPWSALSRFLRTSVASGAGRLLPPQILRVGVDADDSTVVGDPGTARDEPRVPQQRQETGQGGGLRVAEPRQEPQAADSEIDGVGSGSVELLEVVGRLVDRARTSGELRRDVTVADVLLVIATAAPSLPDAAQQAAASARLLDILLEGLRSRPA, from the coding sequence ATGCATATTCAGGAATCTCATTGGCCAACTGCTGCTGTCGCGCCCGAAGGAAACGGGCGAATCGGCGCAGTCGGAGCGGTCGGTGCAGTCGGAACGGTGAGCGGCATCGGGTCATCAGGGACCCCCGTTTCACCGGGAGCAGTGAGCACGCTGAGTGCCGCACTCGGCTCGGGCACCGTCGGGGCGGGAGCGCACGGCCGCTCGGCGCCGCTGCGGGTGGACGCGCAGCGCAATCTGGAACACGTGCTGCGGGCTGCCCGCGAGGTGTTCGGTGAGCTCGGGTACGGCGCTCCGATGGAGGACGTGGCGCGTCGCGCCCGGGTCGGTGTCGGCACGGTGTACCGGCGCTTCCCCAGCAAGGACGTGCTGGTCCGGCGGATAGCCGAGGAGGAGACCTCCCGGCTGACCGACCAGGCCCGGTCCGCGCTGGGTCAGGAGGAGGAGCCGTGGTCGGCGCTGTCGCGCTTCCTGCGGACCTCGGTCGCCTCCGGCGCGGGGCGGCTGCTGCCTCCGCAGATACTGCGGGTCGGGGTGGACGCCGACGACTCGACGGTGGTCGGCGATCCCGGGACCGCCCGGGACGAGCCCCGGGTGCCGCAGCAGCGGCAGGAGACCGGCCAGGGCGGTGGCCTGCGGGTCGCGGAGCCCCGGCAGGAGCCGCAGGCGGCGGATTCGGAGATCGACGGCGTCGGCAGCGGATCGGTCGAGCTGCTGGAGGTCGTGGGCCGGCTGGTCGACCGGGCGCGGACGTCGGGTGAGCTGCGCCGCGATGTGACGGTGGCCGATGTGCTGCTGGTCATCGCGACGGCGGCCCCCTCGCTGCCGGACGCGGCTCAGCAGGCGGCGGCCTCGGCCCGGCTGCTGGACATCCTGCTGGAGGGGCTGCGCTCACGGCCTGCGTGA